CGTCACCTTTTGTCTTTAACGTGCCAATCAGATCAGAGCCTCATTGGTCtgatcttttgttcctgtggttggcaaatttgaataacattaaaggtaatgtttgtaaacagatatcttccctatatatTTCTGGTCCCTTCAAACAGAATTAGAACAGATTATTCCGTACCTGTGCTATTTCTATACCGAAACGCCTCATGGAAAAGAGTTCGCACAAAATCTTTAGATTGGGCCTAAGAGATAATTCAAATTTGTCAGTAAGTATGGAATATAAGTCTTAAGCTTAAATTAAAGCTTAAGTTCTTTTGGGAAGGTAGCAGAAGTGATAATTGCGACCGAGATAAGTTATTTTCCTTCAGACAACCTATCATGAAAGTTCCTCACCTTTAGCAGTAAATTTAGCGGAGGGAACACTTCTTCGTCCAGCATGACTGCCATATTGCACAACCGATTTCCCCTTATGGGAGGGCCAGGGAAGAAAATCGATTGCAACAACTGCCTATATGAATGAAGTGAGTCGATTTATCATAAATATCTCAAATAATCATCTTCCTGTTACGTTTTTGTATCAGTtgttcaatcaatcaattgattaattgattaagttttgtatttatttttcatctcgtTTCATTCAAGTGATTTCCATCCCCACCCGGAAAGgacttttttgtcaaatttgctTAGAAACCGTGCCTAAGCACTTCTGAAGATTTCAGTTTCAGACAAACGTTCTTCAAAATGTTGCTGGGAAAAGGAATGTTAACACGAGCATTCACCCTTTTGCGTCATTCCTGTGTTCTTCCATCAAGGAAATTCTACTCTATGGGACAGCAATCCATGGAAATTGACAGCACgcaagaaaaattattggaGGAGTTACTCATTATGGTCGACGAAAGTGATGCAGTAAAAGGTTACGAGACGAAACGAGATTGTCACTTAAAAAGGAATATTGTCGAACACGGAATGCTTCATCGAGCTTTCAGTGTTTTTCTCTTCAATAAAAAGGGAGAATTACTAATGCAGCAGAGATCGGATAAGAAAATAACTTTTCCAGGTTACATCACTAACACTTGTTGCAGTCATCCGCTACACAATGACGAAGAGTTGGAAGAGTATCAGAACATTGGAGTTAAAAAGGCTGCAAAGAGAAGACTCTCTTATGAGTTAGGAATTC
The genomic region above belongs to Montipora capricornis isolate CH-2021 chromosome 8, ASM3666992v2, whole genome shotgun sequence and contains:
- the LOC138060013 gene encoding isopentenyl-diphosphate Delta-isomerase 1-like, whose amino-acid sequence is MLLGKGMLTRAFTLLRHSCVLPSRKFYSMGQQSMEIDSTQEKLLEELLIMVDESDAVKGYETKRDCHLKRNIVEHGMLHRAFSVFLFNKKGELLMQQRSDKKITFPGYITNTCCSHPLHNDEELEEYQNIGVKKAAKRRLSYELGILDDEISLEDLRFLTRIHYRAGSGKLWGEHEIDYVLFMQKAVSLYPRANEVKDCWYASQNQIRELLQKASEDPNNTLVTPWFKMIGQHFLFTWWDSLDDLSRFENDKEIHRMPGITSV